The following proteins are encoded in a genomic region of Thiohalorhabdus sp. Cl-TMA:
- a CDS encoding MFS transporter gives MDAEHGADGSGGVGRGLAFRFAGFYFVYFATLGAILPYWSLYLQSLGMAALQIGVLVGAIQITKIFAPNVWGPLADRTGRRLSVARFTALGTILAFLPLYGLDTFWAMLPVVAVFAFFHAGPLPLVEGAVWDVVRSRGAHYGRLRLWGSVGFILTAVALGPLLDYLGYVRLLDFLSALLVGILLFTLLVPEPGSAENDASGSGSLLDTLRRRRVWGFFATTFLMQASHGAYYGFFSIYMSGHGYSGLAIGLLWGLGVAAEVGVFLYTDQLVRRFGVRFILAGSLVLATVRWALIGSTNALAWLLAAQTLHAATFATFHAAAAHHTHELFPGNQRSSGFALYSSLAFGFGGGVGSLLSGGLWDEIGGGATFWVASGMAAAGVAVMFLTRVAAPRREAA, from the coding sequence GTGGACGCCGAGCACGGCGCCGACGGATCCGGCGGCGTGGGCCGCGGCCTCGCCTTTCGCTTCGCCGGGTTCTATTTCGTCTACTTCGCGACCCTGGGGGCCATCCTTCCCTACTGGAGCCTCTACCTGCAGTCCCTCGGCATGGCCGCCCTCCAGATCGGCGTGCTGGTGGGGGCCATCCAGATCACCAAGATATTCGCGCCCAATGTATGGGGACCGCTGGCGGACAGGACCGGACGCCGACTTTCCGTGGCCCGGTTCACGGCCCTGGGAACCATCCTGGCCTTCCTGCCGCTGTACGGGCTGGATACCTTCTGGGCGATGCTTCCGGTGGTGGCGGTCTTCGCCTTCTTCCATGCCGGTCCGCTGCCGCTGGTGGAGGGCGCCGTATGGGACGTGGTTCGCAGCCGGGGTGCGCACTACGGGCGCCTGCGTCTGTGGGGATCGGTTGGCTTCATCCTGACTGCGGTGGCCCTGGGGCCCCTGCTGGATTACCTGGGATACGTCCGGCTGCTGGATTTCCTGAGCGCCCTGCTGGTGGGCATCCTCCTGTTCACGCTGCTGGTCCCCGAGCCGGGCTCCGCGGAAAACGATGCCTCCGGTTCCGGCTCCCTGCTCGACACCCTGCGCCGCAGGCGGGTCTGGGGGTTTTTCGCCACCACCTTCCTGATGCAGGCCAGTCACGGCGCCTATTACGGATTCTTCTCCATCTACATGAGCGGCCACGGGTATTCCGGGCTCGCCATCGGGCTGCTCTGGGGGCTCGGCGTGGCGGCGGAAGTGGGGGTATTCCTCTATACCGACCAGCTGGTCCGGCGCTTCGGCGTGCGCTTCATCCTGGCGGGAAGCCTGGTGCTGGCGACGGTGCGGTGGGCGCTGATCGGCAGCACCAATGCGCTCGCCTGGCTGCTGGCGGCGCAGACCCTGCACGCGGCCACCTTTGCCACGTTCCACGCGGCGGCGGCGCACCATACCCACGAGCTGTTTCCCGGCAATCAGCGGTCCTCGGGGTTCGCCCTGTACTCGAGCCTGGCTTTCGGTTTCGGCGGGGGCGTGGGCTCCCTGCTTTCGGGAGGCCTGTGGGACGAGATCGGAGGCGGCGCCACGTTCTGGGTGGCCAGCGGCATGGCGGCGGCTGGAGTCGCGGTAATGTTCCTGACGAGGGTGGCCGCCCCGCGCCGAGAGGCGGCCTAG
- a CDS encoding glycosyltransferase produces MHGQKILFAVHDWGLGHATRVLPLIRGLLDAGHSVIILSTGRALELLRGELDDRCNFIELKDIPKPFSRTAAAFYVKMSLSLPMMFRTFQRERRFTRSLCRREGIDRIVSDSRIGVCIPEVPSYFLFHSMRQIIPGRPYWLEKMVEGSQMRMFANAQRILVPDEAEDGGLSGDLSHNLSCDWKGRLAYIGPLSTISPQSGDQDLDYFISISGEEPQRSMLERRVLDQVEGLPGRVVVTLGKPEAETRSLSRGRIDVYNYLGRHDQQDMMNRARVVVCRSGYTTLMELAQLGKKALFIPTIGQSEQEYLARYHMERGHTYTVPQNHLDLARDAALAETYHGLPRMPPAAESVRRFLEVVIP; encoded by the coding sequence ATGCACGGACAAAAGATCCTTTTCGCGGTTCACGACTGGGGACTCGGACATGCCACCCGGGTCCTTCCCCTCATACGGGGGCTCCTCGATGCGGGACACTCGGTAATCATCCTGTCCACCGGCCGGGCCCTGGAGCTCCTTCGCGGCGAGCTGGACGACCGCTGCAATTTCATCGAGCTGAAGGACATTCCCAAGCCCTTCAGCCGCACCGCCGCCGCATTCTACGTCAAGATGAGCCTCTCCCTTCCCATGATGTTCCGCACCTTTCAGCGGGAGCGCCGGTTCACGCGGAGCCTTTGCCGGCGGGAGGGCATCGACCGGATCGTTTCCGACAGCCGCATCGGCGTTTGCATTCCGGAGGTACCGAGCTACTTCCTCTTCCACTCCATGCGCCAGATCATTCCGGGCCGTCCCTACTGGCTGGAGAAGATGGTCGAGGGCAGCCAGATGCGGATGTTCGCCAACGCGCAGCGGATCCTGGTGCCGGATGAGGCGGAAGACGGTGGTCTATCCGGCGACCTGAGCCACAACCTGTCCTGCGACTGGAAAGGCCGTCTGGCCTATATCGGCCCGCTTTCCACCATTTCCCCCCAATCGGGGGATCAGGATCTGGATTACTTCATTTCCATTTCCGGGGAGGAGCCCCAGCGCAGCATGCTGGAGAGGCGGGTCCTGGATCAGGTGGAAGGGCTCCCGGGCCGGGTGGTGGTCACCCTCGGCAAGCCTGAAGCCGAGACTCGCAGCCTCAGCCGGGGAAGAATCGACGTGTACAACTACCTCGGCCGTCATGACCAGCAGGACATGATGAACCGGGCCCGGGTCGTGGTCTGCCGTTCCGGCTATACCACCCTCATGGAGCTCGCCCAGCTGGGCAAGAAAGCCCTGTTCATTCCCACCATCGGCCAAAGTGAACAGGAATACCTGGCGCGGTACCACATGGAGCGGGGCCACACCTACACCGTCCCCCAGAACCACCTGGACCTTGCCCGGGATGCGGCCCTGGCCGAAACCTACCATGGCCTGCCGCGGATGCCTCCGGCCGCGGAATCAGTCCGCCGTTTCCTGGAGGTGGTTATTCCCTGA
- a CDS encoding lysylphosphatidylglycerol synthase domain-containing protein, with translation MGAQDRWVGRVRVLLRPHIFLPVLLAAALLFFLLSISNLPEVFGRIRGIPFSAVAACFAAALWYLTVKGAVFRALLRGLGYSMGWRPFTLAYAIGELAVTVPSGVYAQNYVLSRLRVAPPGHSSAATTVMILLETMVVMTVLAILGIPGWDWLRSLMVLLILAHLAAIGLVVNSASVRKWLGAVRGRLLGAAAGGLLRMIEGVRQLGRPGTMAVSTLLTLAYLLGLGVGMLIIGHAAGLSGLTLPESLSIYFVALWVTLLVGSILTQLGVIEAVALGAAQAYGYGIDEALAVILGFRVTWIGSVWLLCAPLALYLRGELRKSGNNHLQETAD, from the coding sequence ATGGGCGCTCAAGATCGGTGGGTAGGCCGCGTCCGGGTCCTGTTACGCCCCCATATCTTCCTGCCGGTGCTTCTGGCCGCCGCGCTGCTGTTCTTCCTGCTCAGTATTTCCAACCTGCCGGAGGTCTTCGGTCGCATACGGGGAATCCCTTTTTCGGCGGTGGCCGCCTGCTTCGCGGCGGCGCTTTGGTACCTGACCGTGAAAGGAGCGGTGTTTCGGGCGCTTCTGCGTGGCCTCGGTTATTCCATGGGCTGGCGTCCCTTCACCCTGGCCTACGCCATCGGCGAGCTGGCGGTCACGGTTCCCTCGGGCGTTTATGCCCAGAATTACGTCCTGAGCCGGTTGCGGGTCGCTCCCCCCGGCCATTCCTCCGCCGCCACCACCGTGATGATCCTGCTGGAGACCATGGTGGTGATGACGGTACTGGCCATACTGGGTATACCGGGTTGGGACTGGTTGCGCTCGTTGATGGTGCTGCTGATCCTGGCGCACCTCGCGGCTATCGGCCTGGTGGTCAATTCGGCGAGCGTGCGCAAATGGCTGGGCGCGGTCCGGGGAAGGCTGCTGGGCGCTGCGGCGGGCGGGCTGTTGCGGATGATCGAGGGTGTCCGGCAGTTGGGACGTCCGGGGACGATGGCCGTATCCACCCTATTGACCCTGGCCTACCTGCTCGGGCTGGGTGTGGGGATGCTGATCATCGGCCATGCGGCGGGTCTCTCGGGACTGACGCTGCCCGAGTCCCTGAGCATCTATTTTGTCGCCCTCTGGGTAACGCTGCTGGTGGGCAGCATCCTCACCCAGCTGGGGGTTATCGAGGCCGTGGCGCTTGGGGCGGCCCAGGCTTACGGGTATGGTATTGACGAGGCACTGGCGGTGATTCTGGGCTTCCGGGTCACCTGGATCGGCTCCGTCTGGCTCCTATGCGCGCCCCTCGCCCTGTATCTCCGTGGAGAGCTGCGGAAATCAGGGAATAACCACCTCCAGGAAACGGCGGACTGA
- a CDS encoding purine phosphorylase has product MPIGVVTGLPLEAGCLPSGLSGGAERTLVCRGGIGPERAERAARRLLDCGANALMSWGIAGGLDPSLPPGTLLVPKRLGNGVWLPVGGSWRDRLVEALRPRLRVSEGSLLHSDHTIASPAAKRDLYHAHGAGAVDQESSIVAAVARRAGVPFVALRAVADPGIRTLPQEAISALHADGTLRMEELLRGLLRRPAAATALPGLGMDVYRARKSLRVAGQALGSGFLAEEPGWQGSEAVSPALARFRIGH; this is encoded by the coding sequence ATGCCCATTGGCGTGGTGACCGGTCTCCCCTTGGAAGCGGGATGCCTGCCGTCGGGGCTTTCCGGCGGCGCCGAGCGGACCCTGGTTTGCCGCGGCGGGATCGGCCCGGAGCGGGCGGAGCGGGCGGCACGCCGGCTCCTGGATTGCGGGGCCAACGCCCTCATGAGCTGGGGAATCGCCGGGGGACTGGACCCTTCCCTGCCCCCGGGCACGCTTCTGGTTCCCAAGCGGCTCGGCAACGGCGTCTGGCTGCCCGTTGGCGGGAGCTGGCGGGACCGTCTGGTGGAGGCATTGCGGCCCCGCCTCCGTGTCTCCGAAGGCTCCCTGCTCCACAGTGATCACACCATCGCCTCCCCGGCCGCCAAGCGGGATTTGTACCACGCGCACGGCGCCGGGGCCGTGGACCAGGAAAGCTCGATCGTCGCCGCCGTGGCCCGGCGGGCGGGCGTGCCTTTCGTCGCCCTGCGGGCGGTGGCTGACCCGGGCATACGGACCCTGCCGCAGGAGGCCATCTCCGCGCTCCATGCGGACGGCACCTTGCGGATGGAGGAGCTGCTGCGGGGCCTGCTGCGCCGACCGGCGGCGGCGACCGCCCTTCCCGGCCTCGGGATGGACGTCTACCGGGCTCGGAAAAGCCTCCGCGTCGCGGGACAGGCGCTCGGTTCCGGTTTCCTCGCCGAAGAGCCGGGATGGCAAGGGAGCGAGGCGGTGTCCCCCGCCCTTGCGCGGTTTCGGATAGGCCACTGA
- the hpnH gene encoding adenosyl-hopene transferase HpnH translates to MGIPLLQQYRVGKYILGQKLRRNRRYPLVLMLEPLFQCNLACEGCGKIAHPDDILAQRMSAGECLDAVDECGAPVVSVAGGEPLLHKEMPEIVDGIIRRRKFVYLCTNALLATKRMKDYTPSPYLTFSIHLDGDRERHDASVCQEGVYDRATHAIRQLREQGFRVNINCTLFQGEDPQRARDFFDEATRLGVEGITVSPAFDYEGAKRHDIFMGIRTIKELFRDIFREGRGHKWPLSHSGLYLDFLAGNQSYECMPWGNPTRNLFGWQRPCYLHADGGYAATFRELMDETDWEQYGVGRHPKCENCMAHCGFEASAVEDTVRHPLKALKTALRGPRTEGPMVPDPPSAEPREAPGTVATVPVSAIGRVSRQES, encoded by the coding sequence ATGGGTATTCCCCTGCTGCAACAATATAGAGTCGGAAAATACATCCTCGGCCAGAAGCTGCGCCGCAACCGACGCTACCCCCTGGTCCTCATGCTGGAGCCCCTGTTCCAGTGCAACCTGGCCTGCGAGGGCTGCGGAAAGATCGCCCATCCCGACGACATCCTGGCCCAACGCATGAGCGCCGGGGAGTGCCTGGACGCCGTGGACGAGTGCGGCGCGCCGGTGGTCTCCGTGGCCGGCGGCGAGCCCCTCCTGCACAAGGAGATGCCCGAGATCGTCGACGGCATCATCCGGCGCAGGAAGTTCGTCTACCTGTGCACCAACGCGCTGCTGGCCACCAAGCGGATGAAGGACTACACGCCGTCCCCGTACCTCACCTTTTCCATTCACCTGGACGGCGACCGGGAGCGGCACGACGCCTCGGTGTGCCAGGAAGGGGTGTACGACCGGGCCACGCACGCCATTCGCCAGCTCCGCGAGCAGGGCTTTCGGGTCAACATCAACTGCACCCTGTTCCAGGGCGAGGACCCGCAGCGGGCCCGCGACTTCTTCGACGAGGCCACGCGGCTGGGTGTGGAGGGCATTACCGTCTCGCCCGCCTTCGACTACGAGGGCGCCAAGCGCCATGACATCTTCATGGGCATCCGCACCATCAAGGAGCTCTTCCGGGACATCTTCCGCGAAGGCAGGGGCCACAAGTGGCCGCTCAGCCATTCCGGCCTGTATCTGGATTTCCTGGCCGGCAACCAGAGCTACGAGTGCATGCCCTGGGGCAACCCCACCCGCAACCTATTCGGCTGGCAGCGCCCCTGCTACCTCCATGCTGACGGCGGCTACGCCGCCACCTTCCGGGAGCTGATGGACGAGACCGACTGGGAGCAATACGGCGTGGGGCGCCACCCCAAATGCGAGAACTGCATGGCCCATTGCGGCTTCGAGGCCTCGGCGGTGGAGGATACCGTGCGTCACCCGCTGAAGGCCCTGAAGACCGCCCTACGGGGCCCGCGCACCGAGGGGCCCATGGTCCCCGATCCGCCGTCTGCGGAGCCCAGGGAGGCACCCGGAACCGTTGCCACGGTTCCGGTAAGCGCCATCGGCAGGGTCTCCCGTCAGGAATCCTGA
- a CDS encoding peroxiredoxin: MSVLVNKQAPDFTAPTVMPNNEIREDWSFLKETEGKYRVLFFYPLDFTFVCPSEIIAFDNRVKEFEKRNCAVVACSIDSHFTHLAWKNTSVNDGGIGQVNFPMVADLTKSIARDYDVLVDESVALRGTFLIDRDGVVQHQVVNNLPLGRNIDEAIRMLDALQFHEENGEVCPAGWQEGSTGMKDTPEGVASYLSENAEQL, encoded by the coding sequence ATGAGTGTGCTGGTTAACAAGCAGGCCCCCGATTTCACCGCACCCACGGTGATGCCGAACAACGAGATCCGGGAAGATTGGAGCTTTCTCAAGGAAACCGAAGGCAAGTATCGGGTCCTGTTCTTCTACCCGCTCGACTTCACCTTCGTTTGCCCCTCCGAGATCATCGCTTTCGATAATCGGGTTAAAGAGTTCGAGAAGCGCAATTGCGCCGTCGTGGCCTGCTCCATCGACTCCCATTTCACCCATCTGGCCTGGAAGAACACCTCCGTCAACGACGGCGGCATCGGCCAGGTGAACTTCCCCATGGTGGCCGACCTGACCAAGAGCATCGCCCGCGATTACGATGTGCTCGTGGACGAGTCCGTGGCCCTGCGCGGCACCTTCCTCATCGACCGTGACGGCGTGGTGCAGCATCAGGTTGTGAACAACCTGCCTCTCGGCCGCAACATCGATGAAGCCATCCGCATGCTGGACGCCCTGCAGTTCCACGAAGAGAACGGCGAGGTCTGCCCGGCCGGCTGGCAGGAAGGCAGCACCGGTATGAAGGATACCCCCGAGGGTGTCGCTTCCTACCTGTCGGAGAACGCCGAGCAGCTGTAA
- the shc gene encoding squalene--hopene cyclase: protein MTLARLTAYKDEQLGSPEQGGAIRQASGQSLNRAITAAEETLIGRQFPDGHWCFELEGDCTITAEYILMLHFMGELDAELEGKMVRYLRARQDPEHGGWPLYFGGHFDLSCSVKAYFALKLAGADPGEPAMVAAREAILAHGGAAKTNVFTRFLLAQYGQIPWRGVPMVPAEIVLLPTWFPFHLSKVSYWSRTVMVPLSILYTLRARARNPKRIGIRELFTTPPERERDYFPVWSWRNRVFLTLERTGALAEPLIPKRVRERAVHRAAHWFIERLNGENGLGGIFPAMVYAYEALSHLGYDRAHPYRIQAGRALRHLVVDRGEEAYCQPCLSPVWDTALACHALTESAGGRPPAAAVRGMDWLKARQVVGTEGDWRADNPRLTGGGWFFQYDNAHYPDLDDTAMVAGLLNRSGDSDRHEAQVEHAVQWVVGMQSSNGGFGAFNADNTRYYLNEIPFADHGALLDPPTSDVTARCLGLLAQVSHPGCDDALRRSLAFLKDAQEPEGPWFGRWGTNYIYGTWSVLEALAEAGVDMNQDWIQRAVRWLKTVQRPDGGWGEENDSYFRPERSRHARRSTSFQTAWALLGLLAAGRGHSTAVRAGVDYLLATQEPDGTWRDPWFTAPGFPRVFHLKYHGYTHYFPLLALARYRSHTGRGA, encoded by the coding sequence ATGACCTTGGCACGATTGACCGCTTATAAAGATGAACAGCTCGGAAGCCCCGAACAGGGAGGCGCAATCCGCCAAGCCTCTGGACAATCCTTGAACCGGGCCATTACGGCGGCGGAGGAAACCCTGATCGGACGGCAATTCCCCGACGGGCACTGGTGCTTCGAGCTGGAAGGCGATTGCACCATCACCGCCGAATACATTCTGATGCTGCATTTCATGGGGGAGCTCGACGCCGAGCTGGAAGGGAAAATGGTCCGCTATCTGCGGGCCCGGCAGGACCCCGAGCACGGCGGATGGCCGCTGTATTTCGGCGGCCACTTCGACCTGAGCTGCTCCGTGAAGGCCTATTTCGCCCTGAAGCTGGCGGGGGCCGATCCGGGGGAGCCGGCCATGGTTGCTGCCCGGGAGGCCATCCTGGCGCACGGCGGGGCGGCGAAAACCAACGTTTTCACCCGCTTTCTGCTGGCGCAGTACGGCCAGATTCCCTGGCGCGGAGTGCCCATGGTCCCGGCGGAGATCGTGCTCCTTCCCACCTGGTTCCCCTTCCACCTGAGCAAGGTGTCCTACTGGTCGCGCACGGTGATGGTGCCGCTCTCTATCCTATACACCCTGCGCGCCCGCGCCCGGAATCCGAAGCGGATCGGTATTCGGGAGCTGTTCACCACGCCCCCGGAACGGGAGCGCGATTACTTTCCGGTCTGGTCCTGGCGGAACCGGGTCTTCCTGACTCTGGAGCGCACCGGTGCCCTCGCGGAGCCCCTGATCCCGAAACGCGTGCGGGAGCGGGCCGTACACCGGGCCGCTCACTGGTTCATTGAGCGTTTGAACGGCGAGAACGGTCTCGGCGGGATCTTCCCGGCCATGGTCTATGCCTATGAGGCCCTGAGTCACCTGGGCTACGACCGTGCCCACCCCTATCGGATCCAGGCCGGTCGCGCTCTGCGGCACCTGGTTGTGGATCGGGGCGAGGAGGCCTACTGCCAGCCCTGCCTCTCGCCCGTCTGGGATACGGCGCTTGCCTGCCATGCCCTGACCGAATCGGCCGGTGGACGCCCCCCGGCCGCCGCGGTCCGAGGCATGGACTGGCTCAAGGCTCGCCAGGTGGTGGGGACCGAAGGGGATTGGCGGGCGGACAATCCGCGGCTCACTGGCGGCGGCTGGTTCTTCCAGTACGACAATGCCCACTATCCGGACCTGGACGATACGGCCATGGTAGCGGGCCTGCTGAACAGGAGCGGGGATTCGGACCGCCACGAGGCCCAGGTCGAGCACGCCGTGCAGTGGGTGGTGGGAATGCAGTCGAGCAACGGCGGTTTCGGCGCCTTCAATGCCGACAACACCCGGTACTACCTGAATGAGATCCCCTTTGCCGACCACGGGGCGCTGCTCGATCCGCCCACCAGCGACGTCACTGCCCGCTGTCTCGGCCTTCTGGCCCAGGTGAGCCACCCGGGCTGCGATGACGCCCTGCGCAGGTCCCTGGCATTTCTGAAGGACGCCCAGGAGCCCGAGGGGCCCTGGTTCGGGCGCTGGGGCACCAACTATATCTACGGCACTTGGTCCGTGCTGGAGGCCCTCGCCGAGGCCGGCGTGGACATGAATCAGGATTGGATCCAGCGCGCCGTGCGGTGGCTGAAGACGGTGCAGCGACCCGACGGCGGCTGGGGTGAGGAAAACGACTCCTATTTCCGGCCCGAACGCTCCCGGCACGCCAGGCGCAGCACTTCCTTCCAGACCGCCTGGGCCCTGCTAGGGCTGCTGGCCGCCGGACGGGGCCACAGCACCGCGGTGCGGGCAGGGGTGGATTACCTGCTGGCCACCCAGGAGCCCGACGGCACTTGGCGGGACCCCTGGTTCACGGCTCCCGGATTTCCGCGGGTGTTCCATCTGAAATACCACGGATACACCCACTATTTCCCCCTGCTGGCCCTGGCCCGGTACCGCAGCCACACGGGCAGGGGCGCCTGA
- a CDS encoding DUF2452 domain-containing protein — protein sequence MADDEQKHSQDNAQQSPKDKGEIHQGPDHSSPYPVERGAPAFNLVDTAQEIEKADQMVNTRVSGKLKVIADQIKALQEEAEGILNSAQEDMELHKAKCNFKRQPGKVYHLYEKEDGTLYFSMLSADDWNGNPPDTFRGSYRLEPDYSWTPAEEMDEPDDTQALVNKLLESRGLD from the coding sequence CCGACGACGAGCAGAAGCATTCCCAGGACAATGCCCAGCAGTCTCCCAAGGACAAAGGGGAGATCCATCAGGGCCCCGACCACAGCTCGCCCTACCCCGTGGAGCGCGGCGCGCCGGCGTTCAATCTCGTGGACACCGCCCAGGAGATCGAGAAGGCCGACCAGATGGTAAACACCCGCGTCAGCGGGAAGCTAAAAGTTATTGCCGACCAGATCAAGGCGCTGCAGGAGGAGGCCGAAGGCATCCTGAACAGCGCGCAGGAGGACATGGAGCTGCACAAGGCCAAGTGCAACTTCAAGCGGCAGCCGGGCAAGGTGTACCACCTGTACGAAAAAGAGGACGGCACCCTCTACTTCTCCATGCTGTCCGCGGACGACTGGAACGGCAATCCCCCGGATACCTTCCGCGGCTCCTATCGCCTGGAACCGGACTATTCCTGGACGCCCGCGGAGGAAATGGACGAGCCCGACGACACCCAGGCCCTGGTCAACAAGCTCCTGGAAAGCCGCGGGCTGGACTGA
- the aroC gene encoding chorismate synthase: MSGNTFGMMFRVSTFGESHGPALGATVEGCPPGLALETSDIQNDLDRRRPGQSRYTTQRREADEVEILSGVFEGETTGTPIGLLIRNTDQRSKDYSEIKDKFRPGHADYTYWKKYGRRDYRGGGRASARETAMRVAAGAIARKFLADRLGVTVRACLEAMGEVCLERRDWSAVAENPFFSPDPERLPELEDTLNGVRKAGDSIGAQIYVEALGAPAGLGDPVFDRLEADWAKALMSINAVKGVSVGDGFDVVRQRGSEHGDEMDASGFLSNHAGGVLGGISTGQPLTARVAIKPTSSIQVPRKSLDLHGNEVEVVTKGRHDPCVGIRAVPIVEAMTALTLMDHFLIDRAQNGERGPEE; encoded by the coding sequence ATGTCAGGAAATACCTTCGGAATGATGTTCCGTGTCTCCACTTTCGGGGAAAGCCATGGTCCGGCCCTCGGGGCCACCGTGGAGGGCTGCCCGCCCGGCCTCGCCCTCGAGACTTCGGACATCCAGAACGACCTGGACCGGCGGCGTCCCGGACAGTCCCGTTATACCACCCAGCGCCGGGAGGCGGACGAGGTGGAGATCCTGTCCGGGGTCTTCGAAGGGGAGACCACCGGTACGCCCATCGGCCTACTGATACGGAATACGGACCAGAGAAGCAAGGACTATTCCGAGATCAAGGACAAGTTCCGTCCCGGCCACGCCGATTATACCTATTGGAAGAAATATGGGCGACGGGACTATCGGGGGGGTGGCCGGGCCTCGGCGCGGGAAACCGCCATGCGCGTGGCGGCGGGCGCCATCGCCCGGAAATTCCTGGCGGACAGGCTGGGCGTTACGGTCCGCGCCTGTCTGGAGGCCATGGGGGAGGTGTGTCTCGAGCGGCGCGATTGGTCCGCAGTCGCGGAGAACCCGTTCTTCAGCCCGGATCCCGAACGACTTCCGGAGCTGGAAGACACCCTCAACGGGGTACGGAAAGCGGGGGATTCCATCGGCGCCCAGATCTACGTGGAGGCCCTGGGAGCTCCCGCCGGTCTGGGCGACCCGGTCTTCGATCGTCTGGAGGCCGATTGGGCGAAGGCCCTGATGAGCATCAACGCCGTAAAGGGCGTTTCCGTGGGCGATGGGTTCGACGTGGTGCGCCAGCGGGGATCCGAGCACGGCGACGAGATGGACGCCTCCGGCTTCCTGTCCAACCACGCCGGGGGGGTACTCGGCGGCATATCCACCGGCCAGCCCCTCACTGCGCGGGTGGCCATCAAGCCCACCTCCAGCATCCAGGTGCCCCGTAAGAGCCTCGACCTCCACGGTAACGAGGTGGAGGTGGTCACGAAGGGGCGCCACGATCCCTGCGTAGGCATCCGGGCGGTGCCCATCGTGGAGGCCATGACCGCCCTCACGTTGATGGATCACTTCCTCATCGACCGGGCCCAGAACGGCGAGCGCGGTCCGGAGGAGTAG
- the ispH gene encoding 4-hydroxy-3-methylbut-2-enyl diphosphate reductase has translation MEVLLANPRGFCAGVVRAVEIVEQALELYGPPVYVLHQIVHNPKVVRDLEQRGVVFMEDLDTIPTGALTIFSAHGVGRRVARAARERGLDTVDATCPLVSKVHLQARKYSREGRELILIGHRRHVEVQGTLGQLEGPARVVATPEEVDALEVAAPDRLAYVTQTTLSLDDTREVVAALKRRFPTIRGPDLSGICYATQNRQNAVRQLAGEVDLLLVVGARNSSNCTRLREVGERHGLAAHLVESPAEVRPPWLRGAERIGVTSGASTPEVLVDRVLHRLRGLGAARVRELAGEPETTSFRIPIAEIREAHSPARK, from the coding sequence ATGGAGGTTCTGCTCGCCAACCCCCGAGGATTCTGCGCCGGCGTGGTCCGTGCCGTGGAAATCGTCGAGCAGGCGCTGGAGCTCTACGGACCGCCCGTGTACGTGCTGCATCAGATCGTACACAACCCAAAGGTGGTGCGGGATCTGGAGCAACGGGGCGTGGTGTTCATGGAGGATCTGGACACCATTCCTACGGGGGCGCTGACCATATTCAGCGCCCACGGGGTCGGGCGCCGGGTGGCGCGGGCCGCGCGGGAGCGCGGCCTGGACACCGTCGATGCCACCTGCCCGCTGGTTTCCAAGGTCCATCTGCAGGCCCGCAAATACAGCCGGGAGGGCCGGGAGCTGATCCTGATCGGTCATCGGCGGCACGTGGAGGTACAGGGAACCCTGGGCCAGCTGGAAGGGCCCGCCCGGGTGGTTGCCACCCCGGAGGAGGTGGATGCCCTGGAAGTTGCCGCCCCCGACCGCTTGGCCTACGTCACCCAGACCACTCTGAGCCTGGACGATACGCGGGAGGTGGTGGCGGCCCTGAAGCGCCGATTCCCCACCATCCGGGGACCGGACCTGTCCGGCATCTGCTACGCCACCCAGAACCGGCAGAACGCCGTGCGGCAGCTGGCCGGGGAGGTGGACCTGCTGCTGGTGGTGGGCGCTCGCAACAGCTCCAACTGCACCCGGCTCCGGGAGGTGGGCGAGCGCCACGGCCTGGCGGCTCATCTCGTGGAAAGCCCCGCGGAGGTCCGGCCACCCTGGCTGCGTGGCGCGGAGCGGATCGGGGTTACCTCGGGTGCCTCCACCCCGGAGGTCCTGGTGGACCGGGTGCTGCACCGTCTGCGGGGGCTGGGTGCTGCCCGGGTGCGCGAGCTGGCGGGAGAGCCCGAAACCACCTCCTTTCGCATCCCCATCGCCGAGATCCGCGAAGCGCACTCGCCTGCAAGGAAATAA